GCTGGATGGGTTGATTTGTGATCGTGGCCTGTCAGAAGTTTTTGCCACATTGTAGTTGTTATTGTCATGACTCCTGTTTACAAAATTAATATATGAGAAATGTGGGTTGATTCTGTCAAGAAATCGATTTACCCATTCCTGGATTTTTATCATGGAGTTGAAAAATAAATGAAATCTGCAGAGGAGAAGAATGTCGGATGTGAACTCCCCGAAATCGGAGCAATTACCGGTATCCGTGGGGGCCATATCCTGTGGAATTATTTTGAATCATTTCTTGCTCCCCTGGGTTTGAGTAAAAAATCAGTAGGTGTTGTAACGGCCGAATTTGCCGGGAAATTTTCAGGACGTGATGTGTCTGTCAAGCTGTTTCACAGAAGACAGAGCAGGTATTTCGGCTCACGGGATCATATGTCGCGCTTTCGTATATTCCAGGGGCTGGATTTAACAGTGAGCATACCGGTTGCAGTAAAAACCCGTGCGGTTATCGGTACACGGGTAGGCGGAAGTGGTCTTTTACGAAAGTTCCTGTTGTGGTTGGCCGGTCGAAAGGGAAGTCATCTGGTCACCTGCAACCATCCTCTGTTTCGGGCGATGGACGTATTTGCCCATGATGAAACCTGGATGAACCATTTCCTGGTTGATCCGGTTACCCTGGACCTGCTGCAGGATCTGATGAATGAGACGATGTTGCTGGTGAGTTGGAGTGTGAAGTTCATTCCCGGTAAGATGATTGTCAACAGGCGCCTGTCGAGCCTTGCATTGACCAATGCCGAATCCATGGAAACGCAGTTAAATCAGATCATTTCGCTGGCGGAAATGGCGGAATCAAAACCGGTTGGGAAAGAGATTCAACTCACTGAAATTGAACGTCTGCAGAAGAAATCCCCGGCCAGGGCCATCGCACTGGCGGGATTACGTCTCCTCGGATTAATCGTTGTCAGTTTTATCCTGCTGATTGGAATTCCCTTTTCACTGGTATTGTGGTTCAGGTAAGCCTTTGGTCATCTTGAAAAAATGCTTTTTCGTCTAATCTCTGCACCATAGGAAAATGAGAAATGCGGGCTAATTTTTTAAGGCACTCACTAACTGTTTGTTCAAAGTTTTATAAAGTTGGTTGATTTGCTCTGTGGTCTTACGCCTGTAGATTCTGTCCTGGAGGGTCAGGGTTTTCATGGACTGTGCTTTTTGAAATTGAACAAGGGCTTGTTCCTTCTGGTTTGTTCTGAGGTAAAAAAGACCAAGATCATAGACATACACGACACTGTCCGGTTTCAGAGTTTCGGCCCGGTTTAAGAATGTGAAGCCGTTTTCTACAGTGAGATTTTCCGGCAGCCCACCGAAGAGGACGGAGGCGAGAAATTTCTGAATAGAGGAAATACGACCGACCTTGAAGTTCAGCCAGCCAAGAAGATAGAAGACATCCGGGTCATCATGTTTCCGGAGCAACAGAGTTTTTGTATCCTTAAGCAGTTTGTGAACCATGCGGACCTGGTCACCTGGTTGGAGGTAGTTGATTGTCTTGGCATTGGCAACAGTCAGTAGAAGAAAGCTCCTGTAATTCTCGGGAGAAAGATAGTATGCCTGTTTTGCATATTTAAGAAGCGAAAAGAAATGTTTCTTTTTGTCGACCTTTTCTCCGTAGAGCCAGCCCAGGAGATAGTGCAGGTAGGCACATTTCCTGAGAAGGACGGGGTTTTCAGGAGTCTTTTTCAGCTCAGCTTCACAGGATAACAGTGATTGTTCCAGTTCGCTCTTGTCGTGAAGCATCCTCTGCACTGTCTCTGGATTTTCGTCCAGATCCGGAGGGAGTGCCGCAGCTCTCAAAACGCTGGATTGAGGAAAAATCAGATAGAGCAGCAGGGCTAAAAAAAAGCAGTGTTTTTGAAGATTGCTCCCCATGTCAGGATCAGGAAATTGCCTGAACATCCTGGCTGATGAATTCTTCCATCAGCTGGTATGCCTTGTCATCCGTATACTGGATCGGAGGATGTTTGCAGAAATAGCTGGAAGGTGCAGTCAGCGCACCACCCAGTTTTCGCTCCAGGGCAATTTTGGCACAGCGAATGGAATCAATGGCCACTCCGGCGGAGTTTGGTGAATCTTCAACGGAAAGGCGCATTTCAATATTCATGGGAACATCCCCGAAGAGCTTGCCCTCCATACGAATAAAACAGACCTTGTTATCCTTCTGCCAGGCTACATAGTCGCTGGGACCGATATGAATATTGTTTTTTTCCAGACGTGCCGCTGTCACCGCCTGGACAGCTTCGGTTTTCGATTCCTTTTTGGAAGAAAGGCGGGTCTGGTTGAGCATATTCAGAAAATCAGTATTACCACCTGTATTGAGCTGGTAGGTTCTTTCCAGTTTGACTCCCCGTTTGTTAAAGAGGTCTGTCAATGCCCTGTGGACAATGGTGGCACCCAGCTGTGCCTTGATATCGTCACCTATTATGGGGATGTTTTTGGCCTTGAACCGATCACTCCATTCCGGATCGCTGGCAATAAATACTGGAATATTATTGACAAAAGCGACACCGGCTTCCAGAGCGCAGTTGGCATAGAAGCGGGTTGCCTGTTCCGACCCCACCGGCAGGTAATTCATGAGTACCTCGGTGCCGGTACGCTGCAGTTCTTCTATGATCTCTTTTGCATCAGGTTCTTCTTCGTCTGCAGGAAGAAATGTAGACTCGTCGTTATAATCCTTCATATGGTCCGAAAAACCATCAAGAATTTTTCCCATCTTGACAACTGTTCCCGTTTCAGCAATTTCCGGGCAGAAAATTTTTGTGCAGTTGGGTTTGGCGAAAATGGCCTGATTGATATCCAGCCCGACTTTACGCCTGTCAATATCAAACGCGGAGACGATTTCAATATCAGTGGGTTTATAACGTCCGATTTTCCAGTGCATTAAGCCGATTGCGTCTTCGCCGTCCGTTTTTCCGTAATGATTGATACCCTGGATAAGTGAGCTTGCACAGTTGCCGACCCCGATAATCCCAACTTTGATTTTGCTCATGTCATTTATATTTAAGTGAAAAAAGAAATTTCACCGGAACATGGCCCTGTTCAAGTGAAAAGTGAAGTTGACATTCCGCCGGAACAGTAGCATATACAGCTTGTGCTTACAAGAACAAGAATTTCAGAAACTGTTTTTTTATAACCAGCATGGCTGGATCAAATTATAGATCACAGCCACAACGAACGATGAACGTGATGCGAGTGCTCATTTTCTTCGTCACTTTCATATAAACTCTGGCCAGGTGATCTAATAATCTCTTTGCAGAAGCGGCAAAAACTGTTTTGATTGGTTGAAGTAAAAGGCTGTTGATGATCTGTAAACACGAACATACCGGCATGGCCGGATCTTAACCCGCATTTCTCATCAGTTCAGGCGGCGTCAGGTTAAAGTTCGGCAACAGTAAGAAATCCTTGATATAACCAGATCGTTCATGTCCGGACACGGCCTTTTTGAATGAAAATTCTTATTTCCGGACAGACACCAGATACGAGAGATACACGTTTTGTTACACGGTTTATTTACAATTTTCACAGTTGTTTTTTTGTTTTCGACCGTTTTGTTCACTCCGGTCAGCTCCGGTGCGGATTGCCTGGCTCTTGACCTGGCAGCGGCCATGGAAATGGCACGCAGGCAGAGCCCGGCCATTTCAGAGAACCGCATTGCAATTACTGAAGCCCGCAAGGAAATAAAGGAAATTTTCGGTCTTTTCCATTCACCTCAATTTGAACTGATCTCCTACGGAGGCATGGTTTCCGATGCCCGGGGTGATATTACGGATACCCCGGACTCAAACGAGGATTATGGTCATATGGGGCCTTTTTTCAAGGCGGATATCACTGCTGTGCAGCCGATTTATTCTTTTGGAAAATATGACAATGCCATGGGCGCCGGGAAAAATAATGTGGCCATGAAAAAGGCAGTTTTTCGTGAATCGGTAAATATCCTCGGGTTTGAAGTGGCCAAAGCTTTTCTGGGTGTTGCCGCCGGCAGTGAAGGGGAAAGAATCGGCAGGGAACTGGTTCAGCATTATAGAGAATTACTCGATCGCCTGGAAAAAATGGTTGAGGAACAGGATGGGGATATTGATGCCGGTCATCTGCTGGAAGCAAAAACGATGCTGTTTGAGGTTGAAAAACAGGCGTCCAGACCTGAAGTGGACAGGGAAAAGGCCATGCTCTATCTCCGCGGGTTACTGGGACGGGACCAGGATTTTGCAGTCGAGGTCATACCTGTAGAGGAACCGGGTCTTGATTTGAACAGTAATTTTTTCCCACTCTTTCTTGATTTTTCCCGTCACCATTCACCCCTGTTACAGAGTTACGATTTTGGTCTTGAATCCCTGAAACAGAAAGCGGCTCTGGAAAAGAAGATGAAATATCCTGATCTGTTTGTGGCCATGGGTGCCGGCTACGGTATTGCCCCAAACAGGGACAAACAGACAAATGCATTTATCAACGATGATTATAACTATAAAAAACTGGGTGGAGTCCTGGGGCTGAAATGGGATTTTAATTATCATATCAACAGTTCTAAAGAAGAAAAGGCCCTGCTTGAATATCGAAAAATTGCCGCAAAAAAGAAAGTGGCAATGCTGAAGCTGGAGGGTGGGCTCAGGAAAGCCTATACCGAGGCACGAAACAATAAAAAACTTCTTCTGGCTGTTGAAAAGTCTATAAAATCAGCGAGGACATGGCTCAGGCTTGAAAATGAAAACTTTGACATGGGCATCGGTGATGTAAAACGGCTGGTGAAGGCATACCAGGCCTACTACAAATTAAAGGGAAGTGAAATTGAAACACGTTTCCATTACCTGCTTTCCCTCGCTGAGCTGGCAAAAGGGGCGGGAGACATGGATCTTTTTCTTCTCTGGATACAAAATGGCAAAGTTGCAATACCCTTAAATGAAAAAAATGAAAAATATGAACAAGATGAAAAATAGCAGCACGACGGGCAGTTTTGCCGTGGCAGAACCTTCCGGACCAGCCCTGCAGGTCTGTCGGCTGATCATTGTTTTTCTCCTGGTATGTTCTGCCCATTCACTTCGTGCGGAAATTACTCCCCTGGATGTTATTCGCAGCTCGAATACGCTTGTCCTTGATATTTATGAGGCATCCCCTGAGATTACGCGGAAAGTGCTTGATGATATCACCAGGGTTATGGAAAAAGTAACGGATTTCGAGGAAATTGCAGACAGGGTGGTGCAAAAAACCTGTGTGGGCGGAAGCGGGGATTCATGCGAGCAACTCAAAACTGAATTTATTGCTCTCTTGAAACTCAATGCCACCCGTAAACTCGGTCGGTACCGGGCTGATCGTTTTGATTATCTCGGCCAGGTGGTGGAGGGGCGGACAGCCAGGGTGAAGACCATCGCCTGGTTTCAAGAAGATTCGGTGGAACTCGATTATATTCTTGAAAAAAAAGAGGGTCGCTGGGTTATTGTCAATTATATTGCCGACGGGGTGGATACTGTTCGTAACTACCAGAGCCAGTTCAGTCGGATTATCTCTAAAAAATCGGTCAATTTTCTAATTGGCAGGCTGGAGAAAAAAAACAGGCTCTACCGCAAGGAACGCAGTGAGATCAAAAAGCAACTCTGATTCCGTACAACGCTCAGCCTGGAAAAATTGTCACATCTCCAGGTTGGCTCAGTTTCAAGGGTAATCGGGAAGGCAAGTGTTTGAGTACCTGTTACAACCACTTATGCGGCAACTTTTTTGACCAGGCGTTTACGTAATTGCTCTTCCGCATGCTTCAGCATTTCTTCTGTATCAACATCCTGCCAGAAGCCATCACCGATATCCAGACAGTTCATCAGGTTGTTTTCACAGAGCTGCTGTACACCCTCCGACAGGGAGACATCACCTTTGGCCTTGTAAATGCTTTCAAGAGCCTTCAATAATCCGGATGTGCAGATAAAGAGACCCGTATCCACACAGTTGAAAGTCTCCAGCTCTTTTCC
The DNA window shown above is from Desulfomarina profundi and carries:
- a CDS encoding inositol-3-phosphate synthase; amino-acid sequence: MSKIKVGIIGVGNCASSLIQGINHYGKTDGEDAIGLMHWKIGRYKPTDIEIVSAFDIDRRKVGLDINQAIFAKPNCTKIFCPEIAETGTVVKMGKILDGFSDHMKDYNDESTFLPADEEEPDAKEIIEELQRTGTEVLMNYLPVGSEQATRFYANCALEAGVAFVNNIPVFIASDPEWSDRFKAKNIPIIGDDIKAQLGATIVHRALTDLFNKRGVKLERTYQLNTGGNTDFLNMLNQTRLSSKKESKTEAVQAVTAARLEKNNIHIGPSDYVAWQKDNKVCFIRMEGKLFGDVPMNIEMRLSVEDSPNSAGVAIDSIRCAKIALERKLGGALTAPSSYFCKHPPIQYTDDKAYQLMEEFISQDVQAIS
- a CDS encoding Tgt2/MlaC family protein — protein: MKKMKNMNKMKNSSTTGSFAVAEPSGPALQVCRLIIVFLLVCSAHSLRAEITPLDVIRSSNTLVLDIYEASPEITRKVLDDITRVMEKVTDFEEIADRVVQKTCVGGSGDSCEQLKTEFIALLKLNATRKLGRYRADRFDYLGQVVEGRTARVKTIAWFQEDSVELDYILEKKEGRWVIVNYIADGVDTVRNYQSQFSRIISKKSVNFLIGRLEKKNRLYRKERSEIKKQL
- a CDS encoding TolC family protein codes for the protein MFSTVLFTPVSSGADCLALDLAAAMEMARRQSPAISENRIAITEARKEIKEIFGLFHSPQFELISYGGMVSDARGDITDTPDSNEDYGHMGPFFKADITAVQPIYSFGKYDNAMGAGKNNVAMKKAVFRESVNILGFEVAKAFLGVAAGSEGERIGRELVQHYRELLDRLEKMVEEQDGDIDAGHLLEAKTMLFEVEKQASRPEVDREKAMLYLRGLLGRDQDFAVEVIPVEEPGLDLNSNFFPLFLDFSRHHSPLLQSYDFGLESLKQKAALEKKMKYPDLFVAMGAGYGIAPNRDKQTNAFINDDYNYKKLGGVLGLKWDFNYHINSSKEEKALLEYRKIAAKKKVAMLKLEGGLRKAYTEARNNKKLLLAVEKSIKSARTWLRLENENFDMGIGDVKRLVKAYQAYYKLKGSEIETRFHYLLSLAELAKGAGDMDLFLLWIQNGKVAIPLNEKNEKYEQDEK